A genomic stretch from Colwellia sp. Arc7-635 includes:
- a CDS encoding YhdP family protein gives MTVVTVLNKSLKHLYKLLAILLVVFAVLISTLRLFLPYAHNYRQNVEDYINNSYNSNISIGSLSMGWRKSGPTLITGQVKLLSNSNSKVYIENLEVELDFWQSLRSRQLVTENFVISGAELAFEQTALLSSAEDIADDTTDDSLTDSLSTILLEQISRFSIRDSHLLYRTVAGERAFTINEMFWVNDGERHRANGNVIVDGLSSNNLKMLLDFKGKKFDSLSGLAYLKANEIDITPSLGKILAIDDANTHSAINFDAWLNISAGKPETIQVALGDNAITWQHSGKTQTFEIIGGDVKIKSVDEFNFNMVTSPLTIKRNGIETNKISLQATVVKGNVNGHISAIELASFAGLSPLLFDDIPLEKMLFDLSAKGRVEDINFQTVAGNLAISATFNNVDSQFSHGIPGIDNVSGELLYSNKQLQISLNAIDGALDFDQHFKYPIPYTQLTALVNAKFSDRSWYLSVENIDFSSENLNLNADLKINSVEDQPVTMALLASASDGKAKHAEYFYPRLLMGQPLVDYLNGAIIDGEVKQALVLFNGPFQSFPFNNNEGIFVVDAELSESTFKFDPEWPAIENFVANLNFTNDSMLITGREGTLSGIDVSGVEAAIASLSNGQILTVDADFSQTQAQWVTALMNASPMQDTVGTTLEQVVISEPISGDFSLILPLNDLDAVIAKGHVDFNNNRLALQAPRMNFTKVNGRLDYHNELITAAGVELIWRGLPLTINAKTQQKFDHYSVNIETIAKWQEAQWQTQLPNELLKYGQGNLAWQGLLALSISDKNFTYDYQVASTLENIALALPAPFNKAKDEKITVNIHAFGDEDHSTINADVGDKVDFYGLLDHQKTRFSLAHLVLGEQQLWQPTTGFHITADLAQAEYEQWQPLVIDILNAVETEPVKSVVADTTSTEITEKLRSESSRESTVTVDHSILPAPNKVHGQIANLKVYGEELQQVNFDFTPKADGWLLNVNAKELRGSAKFYPDWYLQGIDIDADFIHLKGPDKKVAQQALNSDKDKDKGDTDNIKSNSAIVKSKIKDNIIADDETHQADKIDSLRIEELQSVVSDVTANVTELSQGNSPTLAVENVTDIKPTALIDPISNAEIFANIPPLKVKCASCEYGIYDFGKVTFSLERSSENSLLLNNFIAERGKSKIAFDAKWQQTAGSSQTSIIGTLVTDNVAREVERVGYASIIKDSGVQVKYDAAWQGGPHDFVMATFDGELSAKFDDGYLADVDDKGVRILSLLSLQSLVRKLSFDFRDIFSDGMFYRDLQGSFTVKDGVAYTDNVMMKGTAGDLTIVGNTNLNSGELDYRMSYKPNLTSSLPVLAWIATLNPVTFLAGMALDEVITSTVIAEINFEVTGSLDEPKFKQVSRKNKNISVGRSSPPKIVDNIPQTPVPNVDSKKQIEPKKQIEPKKTSLAEGNIDG, from the coding sequence ATTTTGTTAGTAGTTTTTGCTGTGTTGATTAGTACATTGCGCTTATTTTTGCCCTATGCGCACAATTATCGCCAAAATGTCGAAGATTATATTAACAATAGTTATAACAGTAATATCTCCATTGGCTCATTAAGTATGGGTTGGCGAAAATCAGGCCCGACATTGATCACCGGCCAAGTTAAGCTTTTATCGAATAGTAACAGTAAAGTCTATATCGAAAATTTAGAGGTTGAACTCGATTTTTGGCAGAGCTTACGCTCAAGACAACTAGTGACTGAAAATTTTGTTATTTCAGGTGCGGAGTTGGCATTTGAGCAAACTGCTTTGCTGAGTTCAGCAGAAGACATTGCCGATGATACCACCGATGATAGTTTAACCGACTCGCTTTCAACTATTTTACTTGAACAAATATCGCGTTTTTCTATTCGTGATAGTCATTTACTTTATCGCACGGTTGCTGGCGAAAGAGCCTTTACCATTAATGAAATGTTCTGGGTAAATGATGGTGAACGCCATCGAGCAAACGGTAACGTTATTGTTGATGGGTTAAGTTCTAACAATTTAAAAATGCTATTGGATTTTAAAGGTAAGAAATTTGATAGTTTGAGCGGTCTAGCTTATCTTAAAGCTAATGAAATCGACATTACGCCCTCGCTAGGAAAAATTTTAGCAATAGATGATGCAAATACACATTCAGCCATTAACTTTGATGCATGGTTAAATATCAGTGCCGGTAAGCCAGAGACTATTCAGGTAGCGCTAGGCGATAATGCTATTACTTGGCAGCATTCAGGGAAAACCCAAACCTTTGAAATTATCGGTGGCGATGTCAAAATAAAAAGTGTTGATGAGTTCAATTTTAACATGGTAACTTCGCCATTAACCATAAAGCGAAATGGCATTGAAACCAATAAAATCTCATTACAAGCCACTGTTGTTAAAGGTAACGTTAATGGTCATATTAGCGCTATAGAACTCGCGAGTTTTGCAGGATTATCGCCGTTATTATTCGACGATATACCGCTTGAAAAAATGCTCTTTGATCTTTCCGCAAAAGGACGAGTCGAAGATATTAACTTTCAAACTGTTGCTGGCAATCTCGCTATATCTGCGACGTTTAATAACGTGGATAGTCAGTTTAGTCACGGTATTCCCGGTATCGATAATGTCAGTGGTGAATTGCTTTATTCTAATAAGCAGTTACAGATATCATTAAATGCCATTGACGGTGCACTCGATTTTGATCAACATTTTAAATATCCTATTCCTTATACACAGTTAACGGCTCTGGTTAATGCTAAATTTTCTGATCGTAGCTGGTACTTATCAGTAGAAAATATCGATTTCAGCTCAGAAAATTTAAATCTGAACGCAGATCTTAAAATTAATAGTGTTGAGGACCAGCCTGTGACTATGGCGCTATTAGCTAGCGCAAGCGATGGCAAAGCAAAACATGCAGAATATTTTTACCCCCGCTTGTTGATGGGACAACCTTTAGTCGACTACTTAAATGGTGCGATTATTGATGGTGAAGTTAAACAGGCTTTAGTGTTATTTAATGGACCATTTCAAAGTTTTCCTTTTAATAACAATGAAGGTATTTTTGTTGTAGATGCCGAATTGTCTGAAAGCACATTCAAATTTGATCCTGAATGGCCAGCGATAGAAAATTTCGTTGCTAACCTCAACTTTACTAACGACAGTATGCTAATTACTGGTCGAGAAGGTACGTTGTCAGGTATCGATGTTAGCGGTGTTGAAGCCGCTATCGCTAGTTTATCTAACGGACAAATATTAACTGTTGATGCTGATTTTTCGCAGACGCAAGCTCAATGGGTTACTGCATTAATGAACGCGAGCCCGATGCAGGATACCGTCGGTACAACGCTAGAACAAGTGGTGATTTCAGAGCCGATTAGTGGTGACTTTTCTTTAATCCTACCCTTAAATGATCTTGATGCCGTTATTGCAAAAGGCCATGTTGATTTCAATAATAATCGCTTGGCCCTGCAAGCGCCACGTATGAACTTTACCAAGGTTAATGGCCGTTTAGATTATCATAATGAGCTGATAACAGCTGCTGGTGTTGAACTCATCTGGCGTGGTTTGCCTTTGACTATTAATGCAAAAACACAGCAAAAATTTGACCACTATAGTGTCAATATTGAAACCATAGCTAAGTGGCAAGAGGCACAATGGCAAACACAATTACCTAATGAGTTATTGAAATATGGCCAAGGAAACTTAGCTTGGCAAGGGCTATTAGCACTTAGTATTAGTGACAAAAACTTCACTTATGACTACCAAGTTGCCTCTACTTTAGAAAATATTGCTTTGGCGCTACCTGCTCCATTTAATAAAGCTAAAGATGAAAAAATCACGGTAAACATTCATGCTTTTGGTGATGAAGACCATAGTACTATCAATGCTGACGTTGGTGATAAAGTCGACTTTTATGGTTTACTTGATCATCAAAAAACACGTTTTTCATTGGCACACTTGGTGTTAGGTGAACAGCAGCTGTGGCAGCCAACAACCGGCTTTCATATCACGGCAGATTTAGCACAAGCGGAATATGAACAATGGCAGCCCTTGGTCATCGATATTTTAAATGCCGTGGAAACTGAGCCGGTTAAATCGGTAGTCGCTGATACTACATCAACTGAAATAACTGAAAAATTGCGCTCTGAATCATCTCGTGAGTCTACAGTCACTGTAGATCATAGTATTTTACCAGCACCAAATAAAGTGCATGGTCAAATCGCTAATTTGAAGGTTTATGGTGAGGAGCTACAACAAGTCAATTTTGATTTTACACCTAAAGCTGATGGGTGGTTGCTCAATGTTAATGCTAAAGAGTTGAGAGGCTCAGCTAAGTTTTATCCCGATTGGTACTTGCAAGGTATCGATATTGACGCTGACTTTATTCACTTAAAAGGCCCGGATAAAAAGGTTGCGCAGCAAGCGCTGAATAGCGATAAAGATAAAGATAAAGGCGATACGGATAATATAAAGAGCAATAGCGCCATTGTAAAAAGTAAAATTAAAGACAATATCATTGCAGATGATGAAACTCACCAAGCTGATAAAATTGACAGTTTACGTATTGAAGAATTACAGAGTGTTGTCAGTGACGTGACTGCAAATGTTACGGAATTATCGCAGGGTAATAGCCCAACTTTAGCAGTCGAAAATGTGACGGATATAAAGCCAACGGCTCTTATTGATCCAATTAGTAATGCCGAGATATTTGCTAATATACCGCCGTTAAAAGTTAAGTGTGCAAGCTGTGAATATGGTATTTATGATTTTGGTAAAGTAACTTTTAGTCTTGAACGCTCATCTGAAAACAGTTTATTACTGAATAATTTTATCGCTGAACGTGGTAAATCAAAAATAGCTTTTGATGCAAAGTGGCAACAAACTGCAGGTAGTTCTCAAACTAGCATTATCGGTACGCTCGTCACTGATAATGTTGCTCGTGAAGTAGAACGTGTTGGTTATGCATCGATTATTAAGGATAGTGGCGTACAAGTTAAATATGACGCGGCTTGGCAAGGCGGCCCGCATGATTTTGTGATGGCTACATTTGATGGAGAGCTTTCAGCAAAATTTGATGATGGTTATTTAGCTGATGTAGATGACAAAGGAGTACGTATTTTATCTTTGTTAAGTTTACAATCATTGGTTCGCAAGCTTAGTTTCGATTTTAGAGACATTTTTAGCGATGGTATGTTCTATCGCGACTTACAAGGTAGCTTTACAGTAAAAGATGGTGTGGCATATACCGATAATGTCATGATGAAGGGCACCGCAGGTGATTTAACTATTGTTGGTAACACTAACCTTAATAGTGGTGAACTTGACTATCGCATGTCATACAAGCCTAATTTGACCTCTAGCTTGCCAGTACTCGCTTGGATTGCAACATTGAATCCTGTTACTTTTTTAGCGGGAATGGCACTTGATGAAGTCATTACATCGACGGTCATTGCTGAAATTAATTTTGAAGTGACGGGTAGTTTAGATGAACCGAAATTTAAGCAGGTCAGCCGAAAAAATAAAAACATCAGTGTTGGTCGTTCATCGCCACCTAAAATAGTGGACAATATTCCGCAAACTCCGGTTCCAAATGTTGACTCCAAAAAACAGATAGAACCAAAAAAACAGATAGAGCCAAAAAAAACTAGCCTAGCTGAAGGTAACATTGACGGTTAA